The sequence below is a genomic window from Candidatus Eremiobacterota bacterium.
AGGAGGGCAGCTCCACTTCCGTGAGCGTGAGAGTTCCTCTCGCCGTGGCGGCAAAGTGGGATCGGGCCCTTGAGGTCTTCCTTAGGATGGAGGAGGCGGAGCTCCCTTCGGAGTCGTTTGTGGAGGCCCTTCTCGCCGAGTTTATCGCTTCGGCGCCGCTCGAGGGGAGCGGGGAGACAGGGGCTCCCCCCGCCATCGAGGAGAAGGCACTTCTCCTTGGCGCCCTGGCGGGTGCCATAGGCTCTCTTGATGACGAGGCCTCCTTCGGAGAGCGGGACAGGGAGCTTGCGCGGCAGGTCCACAAGGATCTCGAAGAGGTGTCGCACCTGTGGGAGTTCCTGCCCTGGAAGCCCATCACGGTGGAGCTTCCCCAAGAGTTCCAGGCTTTCGCAGGCCACAGGCCCGATGCCGATAACGCCGTCGGGGCCCCTGGAGGGACACTTGCGCCTCCTGCTGCCGATCCTTTCGAGACGGTCGCCCGCCTCCGAAAGATGGCGGCGCTTCGCCACTCCCTCTCCTTCTACCAGGGGAGGCTCCTTCGGACCCTCAACAATTTCGGCCTCTACAGGGACATGCTCTTCCTCTCTCTCGGGCACTACACCAGGGAGCGCCTCGGGATGTCCCGCAGCACCGCCTATTCACTCATCAAAATGGAAAGGAGTTATCTCGAGTATCCTGATATGCTGGACCTGGTCCTGGAGGGGAAGCTCACCCCTGAGCAGGCGCGCCTGCTCTCCAAGGTCTTCATTGAGGGGACCAGGGTCCAGGGGGCGTGGCTCTCCTACGCACAGCAGGTCCCGGTGGCCACCCTCATCCAGGCGGTCGAGGGGTTTCTCTGCTTCGCGAAGAGGGCGGTCCACAAAAAGTGGGACATCCACCCTGAAGCCTTCGAGGTGGCCGTCACGGGGAGGTCCGTCAAGAGGATTTCCCCTGCACTCTCAAATGCCACGGAACCCAATGGGGATATGGGTTTGGATGCCGCAGTCCAGATGTGTACACATGAGCCTGGAACTCCCTCCTGTCAGGATGGGCTCACCTCCGTCATCTGGCAGGTCACCTGTGGCGGTGAGCACCCCGAGCTTTCCGAGATCCTCTCCATTCTCTCGGGAGAGATCCCAAAAGAAGGAACCTTCGGGTCAAACCCTCCAGAGAGGGTCTCCCTCATCCGCTTCTTCCTGAAAAGCGATCTCGTTCCCCTCTGGAACCACGCCGCGAGGCTCTGGGTTGCCGGCAGGCCGGAAGAGGCCGTCAATGACGGCCAGCAGCTCCCCCTCTTCATCGAGGCCCTCCTTGACACCTTCCTTGCCGCCTGGGACCTCCCCGAGAAGCGGGATATCCACCACAGGACCATTGCCCGCGATGGCTACCAGTGCCAGGCTCCCGGCTGCCGGTGCCGCCGGAATCTCCATTCCCATCACATCATCTTCCGCTCCCACGGGGGAAGCGACAAGCTTCACAACAGAATCACCCTCTGCATGGCCCACCACCTGCGGTGCGTCCACGAAGGACACCTCATCATCAGGGGCACGGCGCCTCACGACCTCACCTTCATCTCTGGCTCCCTCTCTGAAGGCGGGGCCCCGTTCCTGGTCTATGAAAAAAGCACCAGGACAACAAAATGCTTTTTATAACCTGGCGCATGCTCAAGAGGACGGGGGAAATTCTCTAAGACAGCCTAAATTTGCCCCTATGCCGGCATTCGTGACATAGGCAAATTTCCAGCTGGCCGGGAGATTTTCCCCCGGCCTCACGATGCACCGCAGGGCAATGCACGCTGGTCCGGAGAATAACCCATGGCCTCACAATGCACCGCGGAGAAAACAAAAAAGACAGACACCGCTTTTGCTGAAAGCGCGGTCCGTCCCTTTCCACAGTCATTCCCTGCCGAGTCAGGCGAAATTGAAGAGAGAGTTCGTGGTGAAAAGATCGATAGCCTCGGCGTAGCTGATTTTTTTGTAAGTCTCGGGGAGGTGGGCTCCCAGCCCCCGCTCCTCGACCTCGCTCTCGAAGACATAGACCTCTTTTCCCTGAATCTTTGCAGCATCAAGATAGAGGCCGTCGTGGATCAGCAGCACCTTCGCCTCCTCATCCATCATGAGGTAGGGAACGGCGTTCTCTCCGTAATTCTTGTCCAGAATATAAAGAGCCATAAGAGGCACCTCCCGTCACAGGCTAAAATGAAAGGACATGTTCCGAATCCTTGAGGATCGAGAGTATCTCGGAGCGCGTAACCACCTTTGCATCGTCACGGAGGCGCTCCCTGGCGATATTCCTGTCGCGGAGCGAATCCTCCTCGATGAAAAGCTCCATTCCCATCCCCTGGAAAATCTTTATGTACTTGAGAAAATCACCCTGCTTCAGGCTTGCCAGGCCGAAATAGACTCCATCACCGATGCAGATTGTCTTGACTGACTGGCCCTCTATCGCCATATGGGTTCCTACTGCGACGCGAAGCCCTTCTTCGCAGAAACTCCCTGTGTAAGGTGAGTGATTCAACATAAGTGCCACATTCTTCTTCGCCATGGTTTATGCTCCCTTCCTTATGCGCTCCCGAATCTGCGATGACATCAGAGGGTTATGACCCTGTCCGCTTCGCCCAGGATGGCAGAGAGATTTTCCATATTCCCCACCTTCATCCCTTCTACGTGGAGATCCAAATCATGGACACCCCGCTCTGCGCTGCAGGTGCTGCAGAGGTAGAAAACCACGCCCTTTTCCGCCATTTCGGCTATCCTGTCCTTGGGAAGCGTGAGAGCTTCCCTGGACAGCTGATCCTTAAGGGAATTAAAGACTCCGTCAAGCTCAAGAAACACCGTCACCTTCACACCCTTCTCCCTGGCGGCCAGCGCCAGCCTGGCGAGTGTCTCAAGCCTCGCGCTTGAATAAGGACCCGACTTCATCACAAAACCCAGTGAGTTCACTGCAATCCCTCCTCTCCTAGAATATTCTCTCCCTGCGGAAATATATACTGCCCAGCATCCCCATTGCCACCATGGAGGTGATGAGCGAGCTTCCCCCGTAGCTCACGAAAGGAAGCGGTATCCCTGCCACAGGCATTATGCCAAGGGTCATTCCAATATTGACAAAGACATGAAAACCCAGCATGGCGACTATCCCTATAGCAAGAAGACTGCCGAAAAGATCATGAGAGCTCTCGGCAATCGCAATCCCTTTCCACAGCACATAGAAATAGAGCACAAGTATTCCTACTCCCCCAACGAGTCCGAGCTCCTCACCTATGACCGTGAATATAAAGTCAGTGGAATGCTCCGGTACAAAGTTCAGATTATTCTGTGTGCCCATAAAAATACCTTTTCCCCATAATTTTCCCGAACCGACGGCGATCTTTGCCTGCACAAGGTTCCACCCCGCTCCCTCAGGGTCAGCCTCGGGATTGAGAAAGGTGAGAAGGCGCTTCTTCTGGTATTCCTTCAGGATGAAAGGGGCAGTGAAGAGGCCTGCGCATAGCGTTGAGAGGAGAATCCATGGCTTCACCCCTATGGCGAAGAGCATGGCAGCGGTGACTGCCAGGAGCACAAGGGCCGTCCCGAGGTCGGGCTGAACGAAGATGAGCGCAAGAGGGACGAGCATATAGAAGAGCGCCTTCAGGATATCCCTGGAAGTCCAGCTGTCATGCAGGGAGAGAAACCGCGCAAGGGTAATGATGACCGCAAGCTTCGCCATCTCTGAAGGCTGGAAGGCGCCAATGGGCCCGAGCGACAGCCAGCGCTGCGCGCCCTTGGCCGAATGGCCGAATAGCATCACCGCTATCAGAAGCGCAATTGTCAGGCCGTAGATATACCAGGAGGTCCTTCCCCAGAGCTCATAGTCTACCAGGGTAAAAACCGCCATGAGCACGAGGCCCGTGAGAAAGTAAAAAAGCTGCTTCTTGACCTCGGAAAGTGAATCCGGCTCTCTCCCGTTGGCGCTGTATATCATGAGGATCCCAATGAAAACAAGCGTAGAAACGGCAAGAACCAGAGTAAAGTCAATTTTGTGCCACCAGGCCCTGTTCAAGACGCCTCACTCCTATAGGCGGACATCAGCCTATTCCTTCTTTGCCTTCTTATCGGTAAAACGCTTCATCTTTGTCTTCCTCCTCCCGGAAGATCCCCGCGTCTTCCGGAGGGTCTCCACCTTTACCACTGCCTTTTTCCCGGTCTCTGCCTGGGATTTCTCCCGGTGAGCCGTCTTTGAAGGTCCTTCCCCGCCAGATTCGGCGGTGCCGCTTTTCTTTGCGGTGCTGCGCTTGATCTCCTTGATGGGAATATTGGCCGCCAGGGCAATTGCGCCGTCTTTCGACTCAATGCCGATTTCAAGGGCACTTCTGTCGATTTCCAGGTACCGTGAGATCACCTCTATCAGATCCTTTTTGAGGTCTTCCATGACCTGGGGGGATACGGAGGCCCTGTCATGGATAAGCACGAGTTGAAGCCTCTCTTTCGCCGTCTGGCGCGATTCATTCCGTTTGAAGATTCTGTTGAAAAAGTCAAATTTCGTCAAAAACTCCAGCATCTGCCCATGCTCCTTCCTCACTGCAATTTTGAAAAGGACGCGCTCCCGGCCGTCAGCCCTGCAGTTCATCCTTTTTGGTAATCAGTCTTTTAAGCCTGGTAAAGAGTCCCCCATCACCCGGGGGAGAGAGGGGGTAGCTCTTGGGATCAATAATCCTGCTCACGATCCTCCTGTAAGCGCTCCCGGCCTTTGAGGATTTGTCAAAGACTGCCGGTTCTCCCTTGTTTGACGCTTTCAGGATTTTCTCATCCTCCGGCACGATCCCCAGGATCTCTATGCCCAGAATCTCCTGCACATCCTTGACGCTGAGCATCTGGTTTTTCTTTACCATGTCCTTCTTGTAACGGTTCAGTACAATCCTGGGATTGAACTTCTCCTCGGCTTCAAGGAGGCCTATTATCCTGTCGGCGTCCCTCACGGCTGAAACTTCGGGATTGGTGACTATGAGGGCCTCGTCACTCCCCGCAATGGCGTTCTTGAAGCCCTGCTCTATGCCGGCGGGGCAGTCTATCATTACGTAGTCAAAATCCTCCCTCAGCGTCGCGCACAGGCGCTTCATCTGATCGGCATTAATGGCATCCTTTTCCTTGCTCTGATCAGCAGCAAGCAGGAAAAGATTCTGCGAGCGCTTGTCCTTCACAATGGCCTGCCGGTAAGAGCGGCACTTCCCTTCAAGCACGTCAACAATGTTATAGACTATCCTGTTTTCCAGTCCAAGTATGAGATCCAGGTTCCTGAGGCCTATGTCGGCATCAATCATAAGAACCTTTTTACCCATCAGCGCAAGACCTGTACCGATATTTGCCGTGGCCGTCGTCTTGCCGACGCCACCCTTCCCAGAGGTTACCACATATACCTTGCCCAATCCTATCCCTCCTCGCAGCTATGCACCATCATTGAAATATTCTTATATTGTCTCTGTCTCTTCCCGGACACATTCATAACCTGTGACTGCCCTCACGGGCGCTGAAAGGCACCAGCGTGATTCGGCCATTGACGACGCTCGCAATCACCGCGGCTCCTTTTTTCAGAGAGCGCAGATTGCTGGTGATTGCCATATGATCAGCGATGCGGAGCTGTGTCGGCTCAAGCACGAAGGCCATCACCACAGCCGAGGCGTTTCCTCCCGCCCCGGCATGGGCAATCCCTCTCAGCGTGCCAAGGATAATGATATCACCCTGGGCAATAACCTGGGCACCGGAATTCACATCGCCCTGTATCACCACGTTCCCCTGAAACTCCACCTTCTGCCCGGACCGCACGGTCTTCCTGAGCATGAGAGTCTCTTCTTTCTGTTCAAATTGCCTCTTTTCCGAAGGCTTTGACTGATCGGGAGCGCCTTTTGAAGTTCTTGAGTAATGCTCGGCGATACCGAGCCTCCCTATGATCACTTTTATTCCCTGGCGCTCCGCCACTTTTCTCGTGGCCAGAGACGTGCTGATTATCCCCTGAAGGGCCAGTGAATGTTTCTCAAGGAAGGCGAGAAGGCGCTCAAGGTCTTCCTGTTCCACTTCGCGCCAGCCCAGGTCAAAGCTCACGGGAGAACCATCAAAAAACTGCTTGTTTGAGTGTATTTTTTCCGAAAGGAGCGAGAGCATGTCAGAAAAGAAGCCCTCTTCAGACATGCTCACCATTATTCCCATCCTTGTTCCCTTGAAGGAAATGGGCTCCTTTTTCATGGTCCGCTCCTTGTGGAGGGCAGAGAATCATTACCGCGCCTGCGGAAGAAAAACACCATGCCCTTGTTTATATCCATAAAATCTGGAGTCGGGAGAAATGTCTCACAGAATCATATGAATTTTCATACATTTCTTCAGAGCATGGCAAAATCCTCCACTGAGCCCCGCCTTATCCGGCCCCATTGGACCTCCCGGACCATCGCCGGGGAGAGAGGAGCCGGGAAATATCCTCCTCAAGTTGCAGGAAAAGAAGAGGCTCCTGCGAAACTATCAAAGACCTGAGTGAATGAAGGAGGTGCCCTTTGACCTGTCCTTACTGCAAGGCACAAATCACGGAAAACGACGTGTTCTGCCCGGCCTGCGACTCCCAGCTCTATACCCCGAAGGACCTGCTCACCACGACGAGCATATCGCCCGTGGACAGTATCCTGAAATGGATTGAAGCATACCGCTCGGGACACTATTCCCTGGGCCAGTTCCAGGTGAAGGTCAACTGGCTGGTCGAGGCAGTGAAACTCCAGAAGGAACAGATTGAAGCGATGAGGATCCCTGAAAATGCCTCAGAGAATGCGAAAGAGAGCAAGGAATCCTTTATAAAAATCCTGGGGCTCATGCTTGAAGCCCTGGAGAAAACTGACAAGCACCTGAGGGAAGGAAATGTCGAACTCCTCAAAGAGTCTCTTGTCACAATTCATGATGTGCACAACAGGCTCCATGACCTCAAGGACCGCATGGTGGACTCGTTCAGCAGGGATGAGCTCAAGAGGGAGTAAAAGCCACCCCCCTCGACAGGGAGCAAGACCCTTATCGGGAGCTTTTCTGGTCAGCCGGAAGCGCTCCTTCCTCCAGGAAGTCAGAAACTATCGCCCCGGCCTCGCTCCAGTCAGAAATCCACCTTACGCTCCCATATTTTCTGAACCAGGTCATCTGCCGTTTCGCGAAGCGGCAGATCTCGGTATAAAGCTTCTCCTTCATCGCCTCAAAGGAAAGCGCGCCGCTGAGATAACGGGCAACATACCGGTATTCAAGCCCGAATGCCTCGAGGCGCTCCCTTGCCACCCCCCCGGCCATGAGGCTCTCCACCTCTTCAATCATGCCGCCGGAGAGCCTTCTTGACAGGCGCTCAAGAATCCGTGCCCTTACCACCTCCCTTGGGAGTGCTATTCCAATGGTGAGAGCCTCAAAAAACACGGGCCTTGTGCACCGGAGGGATCCGATTGAACCGCCGAGCCTCAGCACTTCAAGCGCCCTTATGATGCGCCGCCTGTTCTTCACATCTATGATTGCCGCTGCTTCGGGGTCAAGGGTGAGGAGCCGCTTCTGGAGATCTTCAAGTGTTGAGCGCCCATAGTCCCCTTCCCCCCCGGGCGTTGCCGGGGGGAATTGAAAACCCTCAAGTACGGCGCGGATATAGAGGCCTGTCCCTCCCACAAGGAAGGGGACTCTGTCCCTGAAGGCAATCGAACTGATCAGGAAATCTGCCAGATCAAGGTATTCAGCGACGGTAAATAGTTCCGAGGGCTCGACGATGTCGAGAAGCCAGTGCGCTATCCCCCCTGAAAGCCTGGGCACCACATGAAAGGTCTTCCCCCGGGCTTCAATAGTGACGGCATCATCTCTGCAGGGGACACCCTCCACCTTGCCGGAGCCTATATCCATCCCCCGGTATACCTGGCGGGAATCGGCCGAGATAATCTCGCCGTGAAATCTCCCGGCAAGGGCAATGGCTGCCTCTGATTTGCCGCATGCATTGGGGCCGACAATGGCAATCACTCTGGGCCGATCGGGAAGGCAGGCCATGGCTTTTTGGCACCCCCTGTAAAATTTGCTCATTTCTTTCCAAGGGGAGGTGGATTCTCTCCGGGAAGGAAATTATATGGTATCTACTTCTTTATGGTGGGAACAGAATCCTCGACAATGACAGATAATGGCACAAATCCCTGGCTCATAAAGGTATCAGAGCTTACCTGCGACGACGAAGGCTGCCAGGTGCTCCATGACAACGGGCTGGCCTCTCTTCAATGGGCCGATCTGGGCTGCCTTTTCATCATGAACCCCCGCGGCATGGCATCAACTATCGTGGCGCCCGATCTCTTCATCTATGACACAAAGGGCTCCACTCTCCTTTTCATAGACGGCAACCGCTTCAACTACAAGAAGTTTCTCCGCAAGGACCTCGCCGCCAC
It includes:
- the minC gene encoding septum site-determining protein MinC → MKKEPISFKGTRMGIMVSMSEEGFFSDMLSLLSEKIHSNKQFFDGSPVSFDLGWREVEQEDLERLLAFLEKHSLALQGIISTSLATRKVAERQGIKVIIGRLGIAEHYSRTSKGAPDQSKPSEKRQFEQKEETLMLRKTVRSGQKVEFQGNVVIQGDVNSGAQVIAQGDIIILGTLRGIAHAGAGGNASAVVMAFVLEPTQLRIADHMAITSNLRSLKKGAAVIASVVNGRITLVPFSAREGSHRL
- a CDS encoding tRNA (adenosine(37)-N6)-dimethylallyltransferase MiaA; translation: MACLPDRPRVIAIVGPNACGKSEAAIALAGRFHGEIISADSRQVYRGMDIGSGKVEGVPCRDDAVTIEARGKTFHVVPRLSGGIAHWLLDIVEPSELFTVAEYLDLADFLISSIAFRDRVPFLVGGTGLYIRAVLEGFQFPPATPGGEGDYGRSTLEDLQKRLLTLDPEAAAIIDVKNRRRIIRALEVLRLGGSIGSLRCTRPVFFEALTIGIALPREVVRARILERLSRRLSGGMIEEVESLMAGGVARERLEAFGLEYRYVARYLSGALSFEAMKEKLYTEICRFAKRQMTWFRKYGSVRWISDWSEAGAIVSDFLEEGALPADQKSSR
- the minE gene encoding cell division topological specificity factor MinE; amino-acid sequence: MLEFLTKFDFFNRIFKRNESRQTAKERLQLVLIHDRASVSPQVMEDLKKDLIEVISRYLEIDRSALEIGIESKDGAIALAANIPIKEIKRSTAKKSGTAESGGEGPSKTAHREKSQAETGKKAVVKVETLRKTRGSSGRRKTKMKRFTDKKAKKE
- a CDS encoding DsrE family protein; the protein is MNSLGFVMKSGPYSSARLETLARLALAAREKGVKVTVFLELDGVFNSLKDQLSREALTLPKDRIAEMAEKGVVFYLCSTCSAERGVHDLDLHVEGMKVGNMENLSAILGEADRVITL
- the rodA gene encoding rod shape-determining protein RodA, encoding MNRAWWHKIDFTLVLAVSTLVFIGILMIYSANGREPDSLSEVKKQLFYFLTGLVLMAVFTLVDYELWGRTSWYIYGLTIALLIAVMLFGHSAKGAQRWLSLGPIGAFQPSEMAKLAVIITLARFLSLHDSWTSRDILKALFYMLVPLALIFVQPDLGTALVLLAVTAAMLFAIGVKPWILLSTLCAGLFTAPFILKEYQKKRLLTFLNPEADPEGAGWNLVQAKIAVGSGKLWGKGIFMGTQNNLNFVPEHSTDFIFTVIGEELGLVGGVGILVLYFYVLWKGIAIAESSHDLFGSLLAIGIVAMLGFHVFVNIGMTLGIMPVAGIPLPFVSYGGSSLITSMVAMGMLGSIYFRRERIF
- the minD gene encoding septum site-determining protein MinD; translated protein: MGKVYVVTSGKGGVGKTTATANIGTGLALMGKKVLMIDADIGLRNLDLILGLENRIVYNIVDVLEGKCRSYRQAIVKDKRSQNLFLLAADQSKEKDAINADQMKRLCATLREDFDYVMIDCPAGIEQGFKNAIAGSDEALIVTNPEVSAVRDADRIIGLLEAEEKFNPRIVLNRYKKDMVKKNQMLSVKDVQEILGIEILGIVPEDEKILKASNKGEPAVFDKSSKAGSAYRRIVSRIIDPKSYPLSPPGDGGLFTRLKRLITKKDELQG
- a CDS encoding DsrE family protein; protein product: MAKKNVALMLNHSPYTGSFCEEGLRVAVGTHMAIEGQSVKTICIGDGVYFGLASLKQGDFLKYIKIFQGMGMELFIEEDSLRDRNIARERLRDDAKVVTRSEILSILKDSEHVLSF